In one window of Nocardia brasiliensis DNA:
- a CDS encoding winged helix-turn-helix transcriptional regulator: MPDTAPPNSGSPQLTEQHRELLDQVLDKWSLQILDALCERGSLRFNELRRAIPVVTQKSLTAALRRLERNGMIERVITSTRPIAVEYRLTPLGRSLQDLIDALLHWATTTLPDVENARARFDNHTEAE; encoded by the coding sequence ATGCCGGATACCGCGCCGCCGAACTCGGGTAGCCCGCAGCTCACCGAGCAGCACCGTGAGCTGCTCGATCAGGTGCTCGACAAGTGGTCGCTGCAGATCCTCGACGCACTCTGCGAACGGGGATCGCTGCGCTTCAACGAGTTGCGCCGAGCCATCCCCGTCGTCACGCAGAAGTCGCTCACCGCCGCCCTGCGCCGCCTCGAACGCAACGGAATGATCGAACGCGTCATCACGAGCACCCGGCCGATCGCCGTCGAATACCGCCTCACCCCTCTCGGCAGGTCACTCCAAGACCTGATCGACGCCCTCCTGCACTGGGCCACAACCACATTGCCCGACGTCGAAAACGCCCGCGCCCGCTTCGACAACCACACCGAAGCCGAATAA
- a CDS encoding DUF3558 domain-containing protein: protein MGRHRRVGDRRGVADPGRASMMRKSFAAGFLVVGVAALSACGGNSDEHAGHTVTSTAAPVSVQVSLPPAPTQTGTKQVRFDPCARVGDELVARTGFDPATRERAVSEGVSSLFTEIGCQFWREALVDGEKFPTGALTVTSTDLTLDDIRQNPSYSIFSSDPIAGREAVLYRTPQSAGSCTAAIKSADGMFRVGLLVHPGPVDVPPPCDQIRQFAEIFSESLGTS, encoded by the coding sequence GTGGGGCGGCATCGTAGGGTCGGTGATCGCCGAGGGGTTGCTGACCCGGGGAGGGCTTCGATGATGAGGAAGAGCTTCGCTGCCGGTTTTCTGGTGGTGGGTGTTGCCGCGCTGTCGGCATGCGGGGGCAATTCGGATGAACACGCGGGGCACACCGTGACGTCCACGGCGGCGCCGGTGTCCGTGCAGGTGAGTCTGCCGCCCGCGCCGACCCAGACCGGGACGAAGCAGGTGCGGTTCGATCCATGCGCGCGGGTGGGCGACGAACTGGTGGCACGGACCGGGTTCGACCCGGCGACTCGGGAACGGGCGGTGAGCGAGGGCGTGTCCTCGTTGTTCACCGAAATCGGCTGCCAATTCTGGCGCGAGGCGCTCGTAGACGGCGAGAAGTTCCCCACCGGAGCGCTGACCGTGACGTCGACCGACTTGACGCTCGACGACATCCGACAGAACCCGAGCTACAGCATCTTCAGCTCCGACCCGATCGCAGGCCGCGAGGCCGTGCTGTATCGGACTCCGCAGAGCGCTGGTTCCTGCACAGCGGCGATCAAGTCGGCCGACGGGATGTTCCGGGTCGGCCTGCTCGTGCATCCCGGCCCGGTGGACGTACCGCCACCGTGCGATCAGATTCGTCAGTTCGCGGAAATCTTCAGCGAATCGCTCGGTACGAGCTAG
- a CDS encoding family 1 glycosylhydrolase, producing the protein MRFPVRRYVLAVLAAAASTTLAWSNVAAAPPIQPVAAPLGGDFLWGVASSGFQSEGHAPDSNWTRYLPNHPDYDALHDSVDFYDRYASDIDAAAALGVRVFRIGIEWARLQPAPGVWDEGAFRFYDGVLAKITQAGMRPMITLDHWVYPGWAVDRGGWRNPGMVGDWLANMRTVVDRYAGRDPLWVTVNEPAAYISHEVRRGKADPGEMLDRLAQAHNAIYDHIHQVQPGARVTSNVGYVAGAETEVNGAFIDRVAARLDYVGVDYYFGFDPVQSVLGSATRALGSAVPNPPGMNIWDLPLRTEGIYYALRHYSQRFPGKPLYIVENGMPTENGRPRADGYSRSDHLRDTVYWIQRAKADGMNVMGYNYWSITDNYEWGSYTPRFGLYTVDVRTDPLLTRRPTDAVGVYTQLVAAGGVPGDYRPTRAPALCILVDPPASCLTPVAAP; encoded by the coding sequence ATGCGATTCCCGGTTCGTAGGTATGTCCTGGCCGTACTCGCTGCCGCCGCGTCGACGACGCTGGCATGGTCGAATGTCGCGGCGGCACCGCCGATCCAGCCGGTCGCGGCTCCGTTGGGCGGTGATTTCCTCTGGGGCGTGGCCAGTTCGGGGTTCCAGTCCGAAGGGCATGCGCCCGACAGCAATTGGACCCGCTACCTCCCGAATCACCCGGACTACGACGCACTGCACGACTCGGTGGACTTCTATGACCGCTACGCGTCCGACATCGATGCGGCGGCTGCCCTCGGTGTGCGGGTGTTCCGGATCGGGATCGAATGGGCTCGACTGCAGCCCGCGCCCGGCGTGTGGGACGAGGGCGCGTTCCGGTTCTACGACGGTGTGCTCGCGAAGATCACGCAGGCGGGGATGCGGCCGATGATCACCCTCGATCACTGGGTGTACCCGGGGTGGGCGGTGGACCGCGGCGGGTGGCGCAATCCGGGCATGGTGGGTGACTGGCTGGCCAACATGCGCACGGTGGTGGATCGCTATGCCGGCCGTGATCCGCTGTGGGTCACGGTGAACGAGCCGGCGGCCTACATCTCGCACGAGGTGCGCAGAGGCAAGGCCGATCCCGGCGAGATGCTGGACCGGCTCGCCCAGGCGCACAACGCCATCTACGACCACATCCACCAGGTGCAACCCGGCGCTCGAGTCACCAGCAATGTCGGCTATGTCGCTGGGGCGGAGACGGAGGTCAACGGCGCGTTCATCGATCGCGTCGCGGCCCGGCTCGACTATGTCGGCGTCGACTACTACTTCGGCTTCGATCCGGTGCAGTCGGTGCTGGGCTCGGCGACCAGGGCGCTCGGCTCGGCCGTGCCGAACCCGCCGGGCATGAACATCTGGGATCTGCCGCTGCGCACCGAGGGCATCTACTATGCGCTGCGCCACTATTCGCAACGCTTCCCCGGCAAGCCGCTCTACATCGTGGAGAACGGCATGCCGACCGAGAACGGCCGTCCCCGAGCCGACGGGTATTCGCGCAGCGATCACCTGCGCGACACGGTCTATTGGATTCAGCGCGCCAAGGCCGACGGCATGAACGTCATGGGCTACAACTACTGGAGCATCACCGACAATTACGAATGGGGCAGTTACACACCGCGATTCGGGCTCTACACGGTCGATGTGCGCACCGACCCCTTGCTCACCCGTCGACCCACCGACGCGGTCGGCGTCTACACCCAGCTCGTCGCCGCGGGTGGCGTGCCCGGCGACTACCGGCCGACGCGCGCACCGGCGCTCTGCATTCTGGTCGATCCGCCCGCCAGCTGCCTGACTCCCGTCGCGGCTCCGTAA
- a CDS encoding DUF1330 domain-containing protein, producing MPAYAIAHLRNPAPHTDIAEYIERLPETLAPHGGRYLVHMKEHEVKEGSWPGAVVILGFPGLAEARAWWDSPAYQEIAPLRSRHIDGDIIIVEGVADDYTSTAAAQAMRASLADA from the coding sequence ATGCCCGCCTACGCCATCGCACATCTGCGTAATCCCGCGCCGCACACGGATATCGCGGAGTACATCGAGCGGCTGCCCGAGACCCTCGCACCGCATGGCGGACGCTATCTCGTGCACATGAAGGAGCACGAGGTGAAGGAGGGGAGCTGGCCGGGCGCGGTGGTGATACTCGGATTTCCCGGCCTCGCCGAGGCGCGGGCCTGGTGGGATTCGCCCGCGTACCAGGAGATCGCACCGCTGCGTTCGCGGCATATCGACGGCGACATCATCATCGTGGAGGGCGTCGCCGACGACTACACCTCGACCGCGGCCGCGCAGGCGATGCGGGCGAGTCTGGCCGACGCCTGA
- a CDS encoding SCO2521 family protein, protein MSEGPACSDGPPLVVLGEIHTCLLPSRTVLDTTAGIELLSAVRRGIAVTARARPMPLVVSPNRFEGVDCDLIPVSGRHIHVIGTVASRTVVTGGRVLQGSSHTMVTRARDRQPWSYYLSRPGTVDAVSALGAEPAARIADGHLHSRGADQLDLTSISQRMSAFTGVDPRLDQKPPFRAGATRLRWSVEVSTAPDQQPHFAFHLAGATSRSVRLTVSARDVAVAQRFCEDLAMHDWLLTTIGQVADRGGPTGHETEPALEQLALLLDQLVPLWMPGAHTAARLRPLWAGLEDDPGFTRQWSARVGQLRDRMTSATLRALRHSKIIGHDG, encoded by the coding sequence GTGAGCGAGGGCCCGGCGTGCTCCGACGGCCCTCCGCTGGTCGTGCTGGGTGAGATCCACACCTGTCTGCTGCCGTCGCGCACCGTGCTGGACACGACGGCGGGCATCGAACTGCTGAGTGCCGTGCGCCGGGGTATCGCGGTGACCGCACGCGCGAGGCCGATGCCGCTTGTAGTCTCCCCGAATCGGTTCGAAGGGGTCGACTGCGACCTGATTCCAGTGTCGGGCAGGCACATTCACGTCATAGGCACCGTCGCCTCGCGCACGGTGGTAACCGGAGGGCGGGTGCTGCAGGGCTCGTCGCACACCATGGTGACGCGGGCGCGGGACCGCCAACCGTGGTCGTACTACCTGAGCAGGCCGGGCACCGTCGACGCGGTGAGCGCGCTCGGCGCCGAGCCGGCGGCGCGAATCGCGGACGGCCACCTGCACTCGCGCGGTGCCGACCAACTCGACCTGACCTCGATCAGCCAGCGCATGTCCGCCTTCACCGGCGTCGATCCGCGCCTGGACCAGAAGCCGCCCTTTCGCGCGGGCGCCACCCGATTGCGGTGGTCGGTCGAGGTGTCCACGGCGCCGGATCAGCAGCCTCACTTCGCCTTTCATCTGGCGGGAGCGACATCGCGCTCGGTACGGCTGACCGTGAGCGCCCGGGATGTCGCTGTCGCACAGCGGTTCTGCGAGGATCTCGCGATGCACGACTGGTTGCTCACCACCATCGGTCAGGTGGCCGATCGCGGTGGACCGACCGGCCACGAGACCGAGCCCGCGCTTGAGCAACTCGCGCTGTTGCTGGATCAGCTGGTGCCGCTGTGGATGCCGGGCGCGCACACCGCCGCGCGGCTGCGGCCGCTGTGGGCGGGTCTGGAGGACGATCCCGGTTTCACCAGACAGTGGAGCGCGCGGGTCGGGCAATTGCGCGACCGCATGACCTCCGCGACGCTGCGAGCCCTGCGCCATTCGAAGATCATCGGCCACGACGGGTGA
- a CDS encoding SCO2522 family protein, with the protein MNGVTVYSEAIEQAQVAGVNFAHLSIETGHFAMKSLVNGEDKIRSQFRKVARLVDLYTADARAEYGESARVSTCFLIDDYFGAHTKPDEILPRVLGIAEECELRIDYLAREAGCWETPLYVNGRMTGQQIELAEMVASWVVAEPLKQTTGRRPPDVESGWLCNGRRSCEHDSGQATQVAQYRRPEEFVSREHTIFLDIELWNSQIDKDGEEHTRWSCPFLAAIWQLLRLGMVRYEGKVVVEPQSHGGPWPRRWSELPSVVELNPQAAPFEAYCALSILPREYVKIEHAAQTILDHIVIDQEVLAQAVERAAGERITIPREVTGRLSHLFVDEVGTRARATGA; encoded by the coding sequence ATGAACGGTGTCACCGTCTACAGCGAGGCTATCGAGCAGGCCCAGGTGGCCGGGGTCAACTTCGCGCATCTGTCCATCGAGACCGGGCACTTCGCCATGAAGAGCCTGGTGAACGGCGAGGACAAGATTCGCAGCCAATTCCGCAAGGTGGCCAGGCTGGTCGACCTGTACACCGCCGACGCCAGAGCCGAATACGGCGAATCCGCCCGCGTGAGTACGTGTTTCCTGATCGACGACTATTTCGGCGCGCACACGAAACCCGACGAGATCCTGCCCAGGGTGCTCGGCATCGCCGAGGAATGCGAGTTGCGCATCGACTACCTTGCGCGCGAAGCGGGTTGCTGGGAAACGCCGCTGTATGTCAACGGCCGCATGACCGGACAGCAGATCGAGCTGGCCGAGATGGTCGCGTCCTGGGTCGTCGCCGAACCGTTGAAACAGACGACGGGGCGGCGGCCACCGGATGTCGAATCCGGCTGGCTGTGCAACGGACGCCGCTCCTGCGAACACGATTCGGGGCAGGCCACGCAGGTGGCGCAATACCGCAGGCCCGAGGAGTTCGTCTCCCGCGAGCACACCATCTTCCTGGACATCGAGCTGTGGAACAGCCAGATCGACAAGGACGGCGAGGAGCACACCCGGTGGTCGTGCCCGTTCCTGGCCGCGATCTGGCAACTGCTGCGCCTGGGCATGGTGCGTTACGAGGGCAAGGTCGTGGTCGAGCCGCAGTCGCACGGCGGGCCGTGGCCGCGGCGCTGGTCGGAGCTACCCTCGGTGGTCGAATTGAATCCGCAGGCGGCACCGTTCGAGGCATACTGCGCGCTGTCCATCCTGCCGCGCGAGTACGTCAAGATCGAGCACGCGGCGCAGACCATCCTGGACCACATCGTTATCGACCAGGAGGTGCTGGCGCAGGCCGTCGAACGTGCCGCAGGCGAGCGGATCACGATTCCGCGCGAGGTCACCGGCCGGTTGTCGCACCTGTTCGTCGACGAGGTCGGCACGCGCGCCCGCGCGACAGGAGCGTGA
- a CDS encoding FAD-dependent monooxygenase: MLSSQDRLEPTLLAAASTPVRFEVEAVALAEGADGVVALLIDRGSRARTRVRADYVLGADGANSAVRQALCIGTTGPRPAPPCDLGRLRRRPAAITRAHG; encoded by the coding sequence GTGCTCAGCTCGCAGGATCGCCTGGAACCTACGCTGCTCGCCGCGGCGAGCACGCCGGTGCGCTTCGAGGTCGAGGCCGTAGCTCTGGCCGAAGGCGCCGACGGCGTCGTGGCGTTGCTGATCGATCGGGGCAGCCGTGCGCGTACCCGGGTTCGGGCGGATTACGTGCTCGGTGCCGATGGTGCGAATTCCGCTGTCCGGCAAGCCCTCTGCATCGGCACCACCGGCCCCCGGCCTGCTCCGCCGTGCGACCTCGGTCGTCTTCGACGCCGACCTGCCGCGATTACCCGCGCGCACGGTTGA
- a CDS encoding cutinase family protein, translated as MAFREFFARHRIASAVAAPAVLGVAAAVAATFALTSSPQTRDTQLTTSVTECRDMVTISVAGRNDTPVAGTTRLLLDAEGKELPAAMAGDHNSEWVDPVVNAPNGQVDPGSYAAVYIAYPANMATYEDAVNAGAANTEQVMREISKACPDTKFSIVGYSEGADVVRRVAQKIGHQEAGQDGTYGIVDPDDVLGVVILADAGRGAGDGPFPGAKDPFANPDGFDQKYQNGKNPVPGQGALPGTSGDFGKLNGKIASFCSDGDLTCAAPENISLLQLVVNVGRQINVDALERDGLTPATGQDVAVVLGRIAMTAFADIAANPNWMKSDETFLQVLLKVSDPAYKPGQPSTTPVKADAIAADDMSPLAYLPQKILNEIVGLIVTNQNTIPVVLSDPYKLTLGPDHTGHHFDYWKDADPANGKPLTSAEYAAAWITHLAKQAQEGKQIDKNAKPEQADVEAVYKAAAATSTSKSAPTSSTTTAPTSSSAAPTVSTSPTTTAPTTTPSPSVTPTTTVAPQATTTTAAPSEIAAPITTSPSGSATSTTSSAPTTTTGTAAPAN; from the coding sequence ATGGCTTTTCGCGAGTTCTTCGCGCGACATCGGATCGCCTCGGCGGTCGCGGCGCCCGCGGTGCTCGGCGTGGCGGCGGCGGTGGCCGCCACGTTCGCACTGACGTCGTCACCACAGACCAGGGATACTCAGCTCACCACGTCGGTGACCGAGTGCCGTGACATGGTGACGATCTCGGTGGCCGGACGCAACGACACTCCGGTGGCGGGGACCACGCGACTACTCCTCGACGCGGAGGGCAAGGAACTGCCCGCCGCGATGGCGGGCGACCACAACAGCGAATGGGTCGACCCGGTGGTCAACGCGCCGAACGGGCAGGTCGATCCCGGCTCGTACGCCGCGGTCTACATCGCCTATCCGGCGAACATGGCCACCTACGAGGACGCGGTCAACGCCGGTGCCGCCAACACCGAGCAGGTGATGCGGGAGATCTCGAAGGCCTGCCCGGACACCAAGTTCTCGATCGTCGGCTACAGCGAGGGCGCCGATGTCGTGCGCCGCGTCGCGCAGAAGATCGGTCACCAGGAGGCGGGCCAGGACGGCACGTACGGGATCGTCGATCCCGACGATGTGCTCGGTGTCGTGATCCTCGCGGACGCGGGACGCGGCGCGGGCGACGGCCCCTTCCCCGGCGCCAAGGATCCGTTCGCCAATCCCGACGGCTTCGACCAGAAGTATCAGAACGGCAAGAACCCCGTGCCGGGCCAAGGCGCGTTGCCCGGCACCAGTGGCGATTTCGGCAAGCTGAACGGCAAGATCGCCTCGTTCTGCTCCGACGGCGACCTGACCTGCGCCGCGCCGGAGAACATTTCGCTGCTGCAACTGGTGGTCAACGTGGGCAGGCAGATCAATGTCGACGCCCTGGAGCGTGACGGACTGACCCCGGCCACCGGGCAGGACGTCGCGGTGGTGCTCGGCAGGATCGCGATGACCGCGTTCGCCGATATCGCCGCCAACCCGAACTGGATGAAGAGCGACGAGACCTTCCTGCAGGTGCTGTTGAAGGTCTCCGATCCGGCGTACAAGCCGGGCCAGCCGTCGACCACACCGGTCAAGGCCGACGCGATCGCGGCCGACGACATGTCGCCGCTGGCCTACCTGCCGCAGAAGATCCTGAACGAGATCGTCGGGCTGATCGTGACGAACCAGAACACGATTCCGGTGGTGCTGAGCGATCCGTACAAGCTCACCCTCGGCCCCGACCACACCGGCCATCACTTCGACTACTGGAAAGACGCCGACCCGGCCAACGGCAAGCCGCTGACCTCCGCCGAGTACGCGGCGGCGTGGATCACCCACCTGGCCAAGCAGGCGCAGGAGGGCAAGCAGATCGACAAGAACGCCAAGCCGGAGCAGGCCGACGTGGAGGCGGTGTACAAGGCGGCCGCGGCCACCTCGACCAGCAAGTCCGCGCCGACCAGCAGCACGACCACGGCGCCGACCAGCAGCAGCGCCGCGCCCACGGTCAGCACGTCGCCCACGACGACGGCGCCGACCACGACCCCGTCGCCGTCGGTGACCCCGACCACCACGGTCGCACCGCAGGCGACGACGACCACGGCGGCGCCGTCGGAGATCGCCGCGCCGATCACCACCTCGCCGAGCGGATCGGCAACCAGCACAACATCATCGGCCCCGACCACCACGACCGGCACCGCGGCACCGGCCAACTGA
- a CDS encoding arginase family protein: protein MRLLVPYHLDERLPELDVPIDPDAVLTTQLPEHASPWERMAVLYEEVAQRVARSALLGERPVVASGDCTTALGVVTGLQRAGIDPAIVWFDAHGDVQTLETSASGYLGGFPLRLLVGYRRELLADRIGLRDIAEERILLVDGRDLDPPEAEYLRTARIRQRPVHDLVELPDGPLYLHLDCDVVDPGELPGLLYPTPGGPSLRAVSGALRGILGTGRVAAFGIACTWHAGQGAAEHARTLVDAV from the coding sequence ATGCGGTTGCTTGTGCCCTATCACCTCGATGAACGGCTGCCGGAACTGGACGTGCCGATCGACCCGGACGCGGTGCTCACGACACAGCTGCCCGAGCACGCGAGCCCCTGGGAACGGATGGCCGTGCTGTACGAGGAGGTGGCCCAGCGGGTAGCGCGGTCGGCGCTGCTGGGGGAGCGGCCGGTGGTGGCGTCCGGGGATTGCACGACCGCGCTCGGGGTGGTCACCGGCTTGCAGCGCGCGGGGATCGACCCGGCGATCGTCTGGTTCGACGCCCACGGCGACGTGCAGACGTTGGAAACCTCGGCCTCGGGGTATCTGGGCGGCTTCCCGCTGCGGCTGCTCGTGGGGTATCGGCGCGAGTTGCTTGCGGATCGAATCGGCCTGCGCGACATCGCCGAAGAGCGGATCCTGCTGGTGGACGGGCGCGACCTGGACCCGCCGGAGGCCGAGTACCTGCGCACCGCGCGGATCCGGCAGCGGCCGGTGCACGATCTCGTCGAGCTGCCCGACGGTCCGCTCTACCTGCACCTCGACTGTGATGTCGTGGACCCGGGCGAGCTGCCCGGCCTGCTCTATCCGACACCGGGCGGGCCGAGCCTGCGCGCGGTCTCGGGTGCGCTGCGCGGCATTCTCGGCACCGGGCGGGTCGCCGCCTTCGGCATCGCATGCACGTGGCACGCGGGACAGGGCGCCGCCGAGCACGCGCGGACGCTGGTCGACGCGGTCTGA
- a CDS encoding DMT family transporter, protein MTQRGWALFLAMGVIWGVPYAMIRIAVADFDPVVVAFGRTAIGALVLLPIACYTKALVPVLRRWRPLLLYTVVEIVGPWLFIGFAETTLNSSTVGLLIAAVPLIAVVIVTKLGHDRFDRRRVTGLLVGFAGVTALVGLDIDLSDPAAIGAIALTTVGYALGPIVINRSLSDLPPLGVVTASLLIAAVVYAPFAVLRRPASYPADATVSVLGLALVCTAAAFLLFFALISEVGPARATVITYINPAVAIVLGVSALGEPLTAGMAIGFPLVILGSILGTARSRAVREDALTCSPAAPEAAAQLPERQPPDQQPDLSVRG, encoded by the coding sequence ATGACACAGCGCGGGTGGGCATTGTTCCTCGCGATGGGCGTGATCTGGGGCGTGCCGTACGCGATGATCCGAATCGCGGTGGCGGACTTCGACCCCGTGGTGGTCGCGTTCGGCCGGACCGCGATCGGCGCGCTGGTCCTTTTGCCGATCGCGTGCTACACCAAGGCACTCGTGCCCGTCTTACGCCGGTGGCGGCCGCTGCTGCTGTACACGGTGGTGGAGATCGTCGGACCGTGGCTGTTCATCGGGTTCGCGGAGACCACGTTGAACAGTTCGACCGTCGGCCTGCTGATCGCCGCGGTCCCGTTGATCGCGGTGGTGATCGTGACCAAGCTCGGCCACGACCGCTTCGACCGGCGCCGGGTCACCGGGCTGCTGGTGGGCTTCGCGGGCGTGACGGCACTGGTCGGCCTCGACATCGACCTGTCCGATCCGGCCGCCATCGGCGCGATCGCCCTGACCACCGTCGGTTACGCCCTCGGCCCGATCGTGATCAACCGCTCGCTGTCCGACCTGCCCCCGCTCGGCGTGGTGACGGCCTCGCTGCTCATCGCCGCCGTGGTGTACGCGCCGTTCGCGGTATTGCGCAGGCCGGCCAGCTATCCCGCCGATGCCACCGTCTCGGTGCTCGGTCTCGCGCTGGTGTGTACCGCCGCGGCGTTCCTGCTGTTCTTCGCGTTGATCTCGGAGGTCGGACCGGCGCGCGCGACGGTGATCACCTACATCAACCCCGCGGTCGCCATCGTGCTCGGCGTGAGCGCGCTCGGCGAACCGCTCACCGCGGGCATGGCGATCGGCTTCCCGTTGGTGATCCTCGGGTCGATCCTCGGCACCGCACGCAGCCGTGCGGTCCGCGAGGACGCGCTGACCTGCTCGCCCGCCGCCCCCGAGGCCGCGGCGCAATTGCCCGAGCGACAACCGCCGGACCAGCAGCCGGACCTGTCGGTGCGCGGGTGA
- a CDS encoding class I SAM-dependent methyltransferase: MNDGAVVDHPHAPDVAVTRASYDEMAELYTAFAKGHLEAKPFDRAMLGIFAELVRGRVADIGCGPGRLTKHLAGLGVDVLGIDLSPEMIRIARRQYPRLSFEVGSMERLALADGSLGGVLAWYSLIHLPPERMPDVLREFHRVLAPEGHALLAFQALDGAEPVSAFDHKVARAYRWSPERLAELLHEAGFAVRARLHRQPDPDERFPEGCLFAVKLAQ; the protein is encoded by the coding sequence GTGAATGATGGTGCGGTGGTCGATCATCCGCACGCTCCCGACGTAGCCGTCACCCGCGCCTCCTACGACGAGATGGCCGAGCTCTACACCGCATTCGCCAAGGGACATCTCGAGGCCAAGCCGTTCGATCGCGCGATGCTCGGCATCTTCGCCGAGCTCGTGCGCGGCCGGGTGGCCGATATCGGTTGCGGGCCGGGACGTTTGACCAAGCACCTGGCCGGGCTCGGCGTCGATGTGCTCGGCATCGATCTGTCCCCCGAGATGATCCGCATCGCCCGGCGGCAGTATCCGCGACTGTCCTTCGAGGTCGGTTCGATGGAGCGGCTGGCGCTCGCCGACGGCTCGCTCGGCGGCGTCCTCGCCTGGTATTCGCTCATCCATCTGCCGCCCGAGCGCATGCCCGATGTGTTGCGCGAATTCCATCGGGTACTCGCACCAGAAGGACACGCGCTGTTGGCTTTCCAGGCACTCGACGGAGCCGAGCCGGTGTCGGCGTTCGACCACAAGGTGGCTCGCGCCTACCGCTGGTCACCCGAGCGATTGGCCGAGCTGCTGCACGAGGCGGGCTTCGCGGTCCGCGCCCGGCTCCACCGGCAACCTGACCCGGATGAACGCTTCCCCGAGGGCTGCCTGTTCGCCGTCAAGCTTGCGCAATAG
- a CDS encoding WS/DGAT/MGAT family O-acyltransferase → MELIAPVDAVFLLAESREHPMHVGSLQLFETPEDAGPDFTRLTYEKLLAAKEIDSTFRKHPATLFGAPQLVWSRAAEVELEYHLRRLALPRPGRVDQLVELASGLHSTLLDRHRPLWEIYLIEGLADGRFAVYSKMHHALIDGVSAQRVLQRTLTSDPAETQARVPWNLPKRPRRAHPEAAGGLRGAARNLLSAAGTGAAMARVARQVLVRQQLTLPFEAPRTMFNVPIGGARRTAVRSVSLERIKQVKKATGSTVNDVVLTMSSGALRSYLAERNALPDKPLIAMVPMSLRAADDTETNGVKVGAVLCNLATDIADPLQRLQMVSESMRKSKEVYGGLSSAQTMALSALMLSPLALTLLPGLIPLTTPAFNIVISNVPGQREPMYWNGARLDATYPMSIPFDGQAVNITLTTTADNLDFGVVGCRRSVPELPRLLDHLENALTELEELAV, encoded by the coding sequence ATGGAACTCATCGCACCGGTCGATGCCGTCTTCCTCCTCGCCGAATCCCGCGAACACCCGATGCACGTCGGCTCGCTCCAGCTCTTCGAGACACCCGAGGACGCGGGCCCCGACTTCACCCGGCTCACCTACGAGAAGTTGTTGGCGGCCAAGGAGATCGACTCGACCTTCCGCAAACACCCGGCCACCCTGTTCGGCGCACCACAGCTGGTGTGGAGCCGCGCGGCGGAGGTCGAGCTGGAGTATCACCTGCGCAGGCTCGCACTACCGCGCCCCGGCCGGGTCGACCAGCTGGTCGAGCTCGCGTCCGGGCTGCACAGCACCCTGCTCGACCGGCATCGCCCGCTCTGGGAGATCTACCTGATCGAGGGCCTGGCCGACGGCCGCTTCGCGGTGTATTCGAAGATGCACCACGCGTTGATCGACGGTGTCTCCGCACAGCGCGTACTCCAGCGCACACTGACCAGCGACCCGGCCGAGACGCAGGCCCGGGTGCCGTGGAATCTGCCGAAACGACCGCGCCGTGCGCACCCCGAGGCAGCGGGCGGCCTGCGTGGCGCGGCCCGAAACCTGTTGTCCGCCGCGGGAACCGGGGCGGCCATGGCGCGGGTGGCGCGCCAGGTGCTGGTGCGCCAGCAACTGACGTTGCCGTTCGAGGCGCCGCGCACCATGTTCAACGTGCCGATCGGCGGCGCCCGGCGCACCGCCGTGCGATCGGTGTCGCTGGAGCGGATCAAGCAGGTGAAGAAGGCCACCGGCTCGACCGTCAACGACGTGGTGCTGACCATGTCCTCGGGCGCGCTGCGCTCCTACCTCGCCGAGCGAAACGCGTTGCCGGACAAGCCGTTGATCGCGATGGTGCCGATGTCGCTGCGCGCGGCCGACGACACCGAGACCAACGGCGTGAAGGTAGGCGCGGTGCTGTGCAACCTCGCCACCGATATCGCCGACCCACTGCAGCGGCTGCAGATGGTGAGCGAGTCGATGCGCAAGAGCAAGGAGGTCTACGGCGGGCTGTCCAGCGCGCAGACGATGGCGCTGTCCGCGCTGATGCTCAGCCCGCTCGCGCTCACCCTGCTCCCCGGTCTCATCCCGCTCACCACGCCCGCGTTCAACATCGTCATCTCGAACGTTCCCGGTCAGCGCGAGCCGATGTACTGGAACGGTGCTCGCCTGGATGCCACCTACCCGATGTCGATCCCGTTCGACGGCCAGGCCGTCAACATCACCCTGACCACCACCGCGGACAACCTGGACTTCGGCGTTGTCGGCTGCCGTCGCTCCGTGCCGGAGCTCCCGCGCCTGCTCGACCATCTGGAGAACGCACTGACCGAGCTGGAGGAACTCGCCGTCTGA